Proteins encoded in a region of the Anopheles ziemanni chromosome 2, idAnoZiCoDA_A2_x.2, whole genome shotgun sequence genome:
- the LOC131294488 gene encoding F-box/WD repeat-containing protein 7: MAEQCVIGIEDSQQQPPASHDATDSPLHPASPVSRIESPTCAAVAPVNAIHHRDDVDSGSAGSDGLSTPNLSTPTSGGGGGGGGVGGGVTPLSAVGGGTDGAGLAKRCWLFSGEDIEREHHPLLHRTDSHGSDDLDSLQQGQESDHDQQHQQQMEVAAFLETPAVERMDEAELSPTAKLVIISDKLASAKPKRLSDEFFSADDNDDDDDDDEDDDDREDDEGEHAKGGSVTLSSGGDVPKSGSVGNGDCEAQASLSEIKNLTITCNGGQSRSCRLGGETEQREDEEQDAENSINCPKREQTGGGKSSDAPSGSKHRDNRKEENDEERHHHHHHHHHAGDASDEDGDGEAEDEDEDFLDDVQSMDAIERRDFEQEQRLTGGFLIRNKSLISADRLNLEFLNTISQPAQQRSPPAAGAHDEKVPVASSSSQKSHTTNADDEGPRTKSLDRADDDDVVGELILACSSFSSSCTASPTSVTTAQLTTTPTSSRHQYKHDPHFHHHHHHHHQPQQHQLGREAKLATGVIKQQQHQQVANNGDSFSSSFSRENENNSTTKSAVHKLTRNLSASLAYCDEKRNVDVEGCESKSAADDLCDVAEGAASRSAKSLSINSSVSSSVSSLASSSSSNYSLYVSVSGSSSTVEGGSVVEKVNEKDQQQQQQQVSGGSLGKPQHQLAEAFLKAITNNSLLAARAAETLLSTRSSIIAGTADLLTQDESATNDPCSTSSSTASYSSSSSPSPPQTQHGGDVPMVVCSTELPPTASLSESTSSAGCGASASSTSEQLDEVATVVEKEESELTRGDQGTKHHHRAAGAAASSASSASSSSTATASSSSATNAGPTGSTVAAASSSSAAPAASADQLAIVAAVAAVPFHQQRDASTNTSNSPESSEPEIDEEDWADCEEGTDEEVCTCRDYTDEEGFASSEDELPSRDVDLSSYTHLDTIPEDLLHEAQTPRMHRKRKLTENRTAAPYGSESGSPSTETLNYSSRKRLALDGSATGAGTVTTPGGTSSNGNGSSSGATGLTSVTGALMATTPRSSLRSPMNIATTPTSSTLGERKTPRTIIPTKDNPPPELNEWLLQFQRWTHVERLVAVDRLIEHCEPTQVRHMMKVIEPQFQRDFISLLPKELALQVLSYLEPKDLLRAAQTCRSWRFLADDNLLWKEKCKEGGIVIEPSTDRPKRGRTGNMPPISSPWKAAYMRQHIIEMNWRSRPIRTAKVLKGHDDHVITCLQFCGNRIVSGSDDNTLKVWSAITGKCLRTLTGHTGGVWSSQMAGNVIISGSTDRTLRVWNADTGQCMHILHGHTSTVRCMHLHGNKVVSGSRDATLRVWDVNLGTCLHMLVGHLAAVRCVQYDGKLIVSGAYDYMVKVWNPERQECLHTLQGHTNRVYSLQFDGVHVVSGSLDTSIRVWDAETGSCKHALMGHQSLTSGMELRQNILVSGNADSTVKVWDIITGQCLQTLSGPNKHQSAVTCLQFNSRFVITSSDDGTVKLWDVKTGDFIRNLVALESGGSGGVVWRIRANDTKLICAVGSRNGTEETKLMVLDFDVEGACLKCS, encoded by the exons GAGTGACGATTTGGATAGCCTGCAGCAGGGGCAGGAGAGTGACCAcgaccagcagcaccagcagcagatgGAAGTTGCCGCCTTTCTCGAAACCCCTGCCGTCGAGCGCATGGACGAGGCCGAGCTTAGCCCAACGGCGAAGCTGGTAATCATCAGCGATAAGCTGGCGTCGGCCAAACCAAAGCGGCTCAGTGATGAATTTTTCTCcgccgacgacaacgacgatgacgacgacgacgatgaagacGATGATGATCGCGAGGACGACGAGGGCGAACACGCAAAGGGCGGTTCGGTTACCCTCTCTTCCGGTGGTGATGTCCCGAAGAGTGGAAGTGTGGGTAATGGTGATTGCGAAGCCCAGGCCAGTTTAAGCGAGATAAAAAATCTAACCATCACCTGCAATGGGGGTCAAAGTCGTAGTTGCCGCCTTGGAGGTGAAACCGAGCAGCGGGAGGACGAGGAGCAGGATGCGGAAAACTCGATCAACTGCCCCAAACGGGAGCAAACGGGTGGAGGAAAATCGTCCGACGCTCCGTCCGGCTCGAAGCACCGGGACAACAGAAAGGAGGAAAACGATGAAGAgcgccaccatcatcaccatcaccatcaccacgcTGGTGACGCTAGCGATGAAGACGGCGATGGTGAGGCCGAAGACGAGGACGAGGATTTTCTGGACGACGTGCAATCGATGGACGCGATCGAGCGGCGCGACTTCGAGCAGGAGCAGCGCCTGACGGGTGGCTTTTTGATACGCAACAAATCACTGATATCTGCCGATAGACTGAACTTAGAATTTTTAAATACCATTAGCCAACCGGCGCAACAGCGCTCTCCCCCAGCCGCCGGTGCCCACGATGAGAAGGTGCCGGTGGCGTCTTCATCATCGCAAAAGTCGCACACCACCAACGCCGACGACGAAGGGCCGAGGACGAAGTCACTCGATcgagctgatgatgatgatgttgttggCGAGCTTATTCTTGCTTGCTCCTCATTCTCCTCATCCTGCACTGCGTCCCCGACATCGGTGACGACGGCACAGCTTACAACAACGCCAACTAGTAGTAGACATCAGTACAAGCATGATCCTCActttcaccatcatcatcatcatcatcaccaaccGCAACAACACCAGCTTGGCCGGGAAGCCAAATTGGCCACCGGTGTCAtcaaacagcagcagcaccagcaggtgGCCAACAATGGCGATAGCTTTAGTAGTAGTTTTAGTAGGGAAAATGAGAACAATAGTACAACCAAGTCTGCAGTGCATAAGCTTACGAGAAACCTCTCCGCTAGTCTAGCGTATTGCGATGAGAAGCGAAATGTGGACGTGGAAGGATGTGAGAGCAAAAGTGCGGCCGATGACCTTTGCGACGTGGCCGAAGGTGCCGCTTCCAGATCAGCAAAATCACTTTCCATCAACTCGTCCGTTTCGTCGTCGGTGTCGTCGcttgcgtcgtcgtcgtcctcgaaCTACTCGCTGTACGTGTCCGTCTCGGGCTCCTCGTCGACGGTGGAAGGTGGCAGTGTGGTGGAAAAGGTCAACGAGAaagaccagcagcagcagcaacagcaagtgTCTGGTGGATCGTTGGGAAAACCGCAGCATCAACTGGCCGAGGCGTTTTTGAAAGCGATCACAAACAACAGTCTGTTGGCGGCCCGTGCCGCAGAGACGCTTCT CTCCACCCGTAGCAGTATCATCGCCGGTACGGCGGATTTGTTGACACAGGACGAAAGCGCAACGAATGATCCTTGCTCGACGAGCAGCTCTACCGCGTCGTACTCGTCCTCTTCGTCACCATCACCGCCCCAGACACAGCACGGTGGGGATGTCCCGATGGTAGTCTGTTCCACGGAACTACCACCGACGGCTTCGCTTTCCGAGTCAACCTCATCGGCTGGTTGTGGTGCATCGGCATCGTCAACGTCGGAACAGCTCGACGAGGTGGCCACGGTGGTTGAGAAGGAAGAAAGCGAACTGACCCGAGGCGATCAAggtaccaag caccaccatcgtgccgcaggagcagcagcatcgtCCGCAAGCTCAGCTTCTTCATCGTCCACCGCGActgcatcatcatcttctGCGACGAATGCCGGGCCCACTGGGTCTACCGTTGCCGCCGCCTCATCCTCCTCCGCCGCACCAGCAGCATCCGCAGATCAGCTAGCGATAGTGGCTGCCGTAGCGGCCGTACCGTTCCATCAGCAGCGTGACGCTAGTACCAACACTTCGAACTCTCCCGAATCGAGCGAGCCGGAAATCGACGAGGAGGACTGGGCCGACTGCGAGGAGGGTACCGACGAGGAGGTATGCACCTGCCGGGACTACACGGACGAGGAGGGTTTCGCGAGCAGCGAAGACGAGCTGCCATCGCGCGACGTAGACCTCTCCAGCTACACGCATCTCGATACGATCCCGGAGGATTTGCTGCACGAAGCACAAACACCCAGGATGCACCGGAAACGGAAGCTTACGGAGAACCGCACCGCTGCCCCGTACGGCAGTGAGAGTGGCAGTCCGTCGACGGAAACGCTGAACTACAGCAGCCGGAAGCGGCTTGCGTTGGACGGATCCGCTACGGGCGCCGGCACGGTAACGACGCCCGGCGGTACATCCTCGAACGGCAACGGGTCATCATCGGGTGCGACGGGATTAACGTCGGTCACTGGGGCTCTAATGGCCACCACACCGCGATCGTCACTGCGTAGCCCAATGAAT ATTGCAACGACACCAACTTCATCCACTTTGGGAGAGCGTAAAACCCCTAGAACCATTATACCAACCAAAGATAATCCTCCTCCCGAGTTAAATGAGTGGTTGCTTCAATTCCAG CGATGGACACACGTCGAACGACTAGTGGCGGTCGATCGGTTGATCGAACACTGCGAGCCCACCCAGGTGCGCCACATGATGAAGGTGATCGAGCCCCAGTTCCAGCGGGACTTCATCTCGCTGCTCCCGAAAGAGCTAGCGCTCCAGGTGCTGTCCTACCTCGAGCCGAAGGATCTGCTGCGGGCGGCCCAAACGTGCCGCAGCTGGCGCTTCCTGGCGGACGACAATCTGCtgtggaaggaaaagtgcAAGGAGGGCGGCATCGTGATCGAACCGTCGACCGACCGCCCGAAGCGGGGCCGCACCGGCAACATGCCACCGATCTCGTCCCCCTGGAAGGCGGCCTACATGCGCCAGCATATCATCGAGATGAACTGGCGCTCGCGGCCAATCCGCACGGCCAAGGTACTGAAGGGCCACGACGATCACGTCATTACGTGCCTTCAATTCTGCGGCAACCGCATCGTATCCGGTTCCGACGACAATACGCTGAAAGTTTGGTCCGCCATCACGGGGAAG tgccTTCGAACGCTCACCGGACATACGGGCGGCGTCTGGTCATCGCAAATGGCGGGCAATGTTATCATCTCCGGCAGCACGGATCGTACGCTGCGCGTGTGGAATGCGGACACCGGACAGTGCATGCACATCCTGCACGGACATACGTCGACCGTGCGCTGCATGCATTTACACGGCAACAA AGTCGTGAGTGGTTCCCGTGATGCAACACTTCGCGTGTGGGACGTCAACCTTGGCACCTGCCTGCATATGCTGGTGGGTCATCTGGCCGCGGTCCGGTGTGTCCAGTACGATGGCAAGCTGATCGTGTCCGGTGCGTACGACTACATGGTGAAGGTGTGGAACCCCGAACGCCAGGAGTGTCTCCATACGCTCCAGGGGCACACCAATCGCGTCTATTCACTCCAG TTTGATGGAGTGCACGTCGTTTCCGGTTCGCTGGACACTTCGATCCGCGTGTGGGACGCCGAAACGGGCTCGTGCAAGCACGCCCTGATGGGCCACCAGAGCCTCACGTCCGGCATGGAGCTGCGACAGAACATACTCGTATCCGGCAATGCCGACTCCACCGTCAAGGTGTGGGACATCATCACCGGCCAGTGTTTGCAGACACTTTCGG gACCTAACAAGCATCAGTCGGCCGTCACTTGCCTGCAGTTCAATTCGCGCTTCGTCATCACCAGCTCGGACGATGGCACGGTGAAGCTGTGGGACGTAAAGACGGGCGATTTCATCCGCAACCTGGTGGCCCTGGAATCGGGTGGTTCCGGTGGAGTTGTCTGGCGTATACG AGCGAACGATACAAAGCTTATTTGCGCCGTTGGATCCCGCAACGGCACGGAAGAAACCAAACTGATGGTACTCGATTTCGACGTGGAAGGTGCCTGCTTGAAATGCTCATAA
- the LOC131293083 gene encoding NF-X1-type zinc finger protein NFXL1, with protein sequence MANRNRKFAPKEQNVWKVPVEPNGPAASAGGGGDGVKNKPQKPAKTASPADDNAVSGSKIPVSRTATSMIKKSQEKFNQVQRQHAETARKYATEYVSSDEDDDGTTGGASDASTQAILGDVLKNYHGIDADVGRTQEYLQNLLESRNAVCLICIETVKRADKIWSCHSCYTFFHLMCIQRWANDSMSMKRINHEQQEGYYNNRGEYIPKPVLSVHWDCPKCRKEYQPQDIPRHYECFCRKEQNPSAHPWLIPHSCGEPCEKNLNPECGHTCRLLCHPGPCPPCPQTISVSCRCGSSALKTIRCSQKSWTCVKKCTRKLSCGIHECGAQCHEPGKCPPCKNRSKQQCLCGAKTKEVNCHESRWQCGTVCNKPFPCSIHKCELKCHDGPCGECPLGLPRSCPCGKTETRAASCSERIGTCGDTCQKVLECGQHHCTERCHQGPCGSCLVLVGKVCRCGATTKEVGCHREATCESKCKKVRTCGKHPCNRKCCDGQCPECDKVCGKTLPCGKHKCTSLCHQGLCYPCNQKSAVKCRCGGTSIEVQCGREKKANAPKCKLPCRIHSKCHHQNPHDCHQGECPPCTQLCGQPNDTTNCEHPCEARCHAAVKVVTKDKNFKPVGPWDVPQEVVEIKTLPHPPCPVKVPVMCLGGHETADWPCSNSKPSSCGRACGRKLRCGLHQCPLICHKVTHRASTTQDSRCEACTAGCAIPRPTGCVHPCQRACHNPPCNPCQVAIKTNCYCGLTQVFYKCHEFYPPDLDGKEKGELVEALKQRRASVMSCGQKCIKNLPCGHRCSATCHPGRCPNPELCAKKVKITCKCGHRKAEVNCNAARVTPTLGCDDQCTLLQERKRAELEKQQEEERARQAIENQKELEEYERKFNRRKHRERKRQEVEQEEGGRSWMYLLPVAVVLIAIAVYFLMLQ encoded by the exons ATGGCCAACCGCAACCGTAAGTTTGCGCCAAAGGAACAAAATGTGTGGAAAGTGCCTGTAGAACCGAATGGGCCAGCTGCCagtgctggtggtggaggtgatgGCGTAAAGAACAAACCCCAAAAACCCGCAAAAACAGCTAGCCCAGCTGATGATAACGCCGTTAGTGGTTCGAAAATCCCTGTCTCCAGAACGGCGACCAGCATGATAAAGAAATCGCAGGAAAAGTTCAACCAAGTGCAACGGCAACATGCTGAAACGGCTCGGAAGTATGCCACCGAGTACGTATCGAgtgacgaggacgacgacggaaCCACGGGTGGTGCCTCCGATGCGTCGACACAGGCCATTCTGGGGGACGTGCTGAAAAATTACCATGGGATCGATGCGGACGTGGGCAGAACGCAGGAGTATTTGCAGAACTTGCTCGAATCACGTAACGCCGTATGCCTGATCTGCATCGAGACGGTGAAGCGCGCGGATAAG ATTTGGTCGTGTCACTCGTGCTACACATTCTTTCACCTCATGTGCATCCAACGCTGGGCAAACGATAGTATGTCGATGAAGCGGATAAACCATGAGCAGCAGGAAGGCTATTACAACAACCGGGGGGAATACATCCCTAAGCCGGTCCTTTCGGTGCACTGGGATTGTCCGAAATGCCGCAAGGAATACCAGCCGCAAGATATTCCGCGCCATTACGAATGTTTCTGCCGGAAGGAGCAGAATCCGTCCGCTCACCCATGGTTGATTCCGCACTCGTGCGGTGAACCGtgcgagaaaaatttaaacccCGAATGTGGTCACACTTGCCGACTCCTCTGCCATCCGGGACCGTGTCCTCCATGTCCGCAAACGATCAGTGTATCGTGCCGTTGTGGCAGCTCTGCTTTAAAAACCATACGCTGCTCACAAAAGTCATGGACGTGCGTGAAAAAG tgTACTCGTAAGCTGAGCTGTGGAATACACGAGTGTGGCGCACAGTGTCACGAGCCCGGCAAATGTCCGCCGTGCAAAAACCGCAGCAAGCAGCAGTGTCTCTGTGGAGCAAAAACCAAGGAAGTTAACTGCCACGAATCGCGCTGGCAGTGTGGAACGGTTTGCAATAAACCGTTTCCGTGCAGCATTCACAAGTGCGAGCTCAAGTGTCACGATGGACCGTGTGGAGAGTGTCCTCTCGGGTTGCCACGGTCGTGTCCCTGTGGTAAGACGGAAACGCGTGCCGCATCCTGCTCGGAGCGCATAGGTACGTGTGGCGACACGTGCCAGAAGGTGCTCGAGTGCGGACAACATCACTGCACGGAACGTTGCCACCAGGGACCGTGCGGAAGCTGTCTGGTGCTGGTTGGCAAAGTGTGTCGCTGTGGGGCCACGACGAAGGAGGTGGGCTGCCACCGTGAGGCAACCTGCGAGAGCAAGTGTAAGAAAGTGCGCACCTGTGGAAAGCATCCCTGCAACCGGAAGTGCTGCGATGGGCAGTGTCCGGAATGCGATAAGGTGTGTGGAAAGACGCTCCCGTGCGGAAAGCACAAATGTACCTCACTCTGCCACCAGGGACTGTGCTATCCGTGCAACCAAAAGTCGGCTGTTAAATGTCG TTGCGGCGGAACATCCATCGAGGTGCAGTGCGGGCGCGAGAAAAAGGCAAACGCACCAAAGTGTAAATTGCCCTGTCGGATTCACTCCAAGTGTCATCATCAGAATCCGCACGACTGCCACCAGGGCGAGTGCCCACCGTGCACACAATTGTGCGGACAACCGAACGACACAACCAACTGCGAGCATCCTTGTGAGGCCCGGTGCCATGCGGCCGTAAAAGTAGTAACCAAAGACAAAAACTTTAAACCTGTCGGACCGTGGGATGTGCCACAGGAAGTGGTGGAAATCAAAACGCTCCCGCATCCACCCTGTCCCGTGAAGGTGCCGGTAATGTGTCTGGGTGGGCACGAAACGGCCGACTGGCCATGCTCTAACTCAAAACCGTCCTCGTGTGGACGCGCCTGTGGCAGGAAGCTTCGATGCGGGCTGCACCAGTGTCCACTCATCTGTCATAAAGTTACCCACCGTGCGAGCACGACGCAAGATTCACGATGCGAAGCGTGTACGGCAGGTTGCGCCATTCCACGGCCAACCGGATGTGTTCATCCATGTCAGCGCGCTTGTCACAATCCACCGTGCAATCCGTGCCAGGTTGCTATCAAGACAAATTGCTATTGCGGTCTTACGCAGGTGTTTTACAAATGTCACGAGTTCTATCCTCCGGACTTGGATGGGAAGGAGAAGGGAGAGCTGGTGGAAGCGTTGAAGCAACGTCGGGCGTCCGTAATGAGCTGTGGACAAAAGTGCATCAAAAAT CTTCCTTGTGGCCACCGGTGCTCTGCCACCTGCCACCCAGGACGATGCCCAAATCCGGAGCTGTGCGCAAAGAAGGTTAAAATCACTTGCAAATGTGGCCATCGTAAGGCGGAAGTTAATTGCAACGCCGCAAGGGTCACTCCAACTCTCGGTTGTGACGACCAGTGCACGTTGCTGCAGGAACGGAAACGGGCGGAGTTGGAGAAACAACAGGAGGAGGAGCGCGCCCGCCAAGCGATCGAAAACCAGAAAGAGCTGGAGGAGTATGAGCGCAAGTTTAACCGGCGGAAGCACCGCGAGCGGAAGCGTCAGGAAGTGGAGCAGGAAGAAGGTGGCCGTAGCTGGATGTATCTACTTCCGGTGGCTGTTGTGTTGATAGCTATAGCTGTATACTTTTTGATGCTACAGTAA
- the LOC131281177 gene encoding uncharacterized protein LOC131281177, with amino-acid sequence MGALNSKISPSSEILPTIEQGEGPFIDPRSPTLNINRSPIHQQEGIATRATITKGKNLATELTEMDPSFHLHTPINLLPKRFQSIIDPRSPSTFTRTPLVVDPASPAIDSNDSSLTTVVSSLAYEDSIIQEEDNMDASFKDCESQLPGICNLQIEYDDSAPIIEPKDEANEDTVFEDALVVPFAGYDPRSPSIAIARTPMVLVHDDAETDEANNEQQVESVLKLTAHTKEITESQQCTPPQGIQGSAVRGEQTPKKDNITPKAGNRTPLGCVTNTGGIRKIALLGQMKKTIGSDEQKLLSLTSNSSSAESNVSSKNINRSRIPKLRLS; translated from the exons ATGGGCGCCTTAAACAGTAAGATATCGCCATCCTCGGAAATACTGCCGACCATCGAGCAAGGTGAAGGGCCATTTATAGATCCACGTTCACCGACGCTCAACATCAACAGAAGTCCAATCCATCAGCAGGAG GGTATTGCTACGCGTGCTACAATTACAAAGGGCAAAAACCTTGCGACGGAACTAACGGAAATGGATCCGTCCTTCCACCTACATACGCCGATTAACCTCCTGCCGAAGCGTTTCCAATCGATCATCGACCCCCGTTCACCGAGCACATTCACCAGGACACCGCTGGTAGTAGATCCGGCTTCGCCAGCTATCGATAGCAATGATAGTAGCTTAACGACCGTTGTTTCCTCGCTTGCATATGAAGACAGTATCATCCAGGAGGAGGACAACATGGATGCCTCATTTAAAGACTGTGAATCTCAACTGCCAGGAATATGCAACCTACAAATTGAGTACGACGATTCGGCTCCGATCATCGAACCGAAGGACGAAGCCAACGAGGACACCGTTTTTGAGGACGCGTTAGTGGTTCCTTTTGCAGGCTATGATCCTCGCTCACCGTCAATCGCTATTGCTCGAACCCCCATGGTCCTTGTGCACGATGATGCCGAAACGGACGAAGCGAACAACGAACAGCAGGTAGAGAGTGTGTTGAAACTAACGGCGCACACAAAGGAAATTACGGAAAGTCAACAGTGCACTCCGCCGCAGGGTATTCAGGGTAGCGCTGTACGGGGCGAGCAAACGCCTAAAAAAGATAACATTACCCCGAAGGCAGGTAACCGTACCCCGCTTGGGTGCGTTACTAACACAGGAGGAATTCGTAAAATAGCACTCTTGGGCCAAATGAAGAAAACTATTGGCAGCGATGAGCAAAAGCTACTCTCACTTACCAGCAATTCCAGCAGCGCGGAATCAAACGTATCGTCGAAAAACATTAACCGCTCACGCATTCCCAAATTGCGACTGTCATAA
- the LOC131294489 gene encoding uncharacterized protein LOC131294489 — protein MADFTKERTFELFQKDFPRWMVNFHDPVELFRRQPSYLASQVYCTVGALVCLAHALHRGGRWPFLWLASTFAGVLIESAVYLSPFGETIWFAPTVIDLFGQRIPSFIFFVYPFFYYQAFWAVSKLQLKCRWSEHIAVGLLVVLFDLPFDMVSVKFLHWTLHDTEQMFAERIYSAPWTLLLFFFGSTFTFSYAFRHLRKLFDGRPAQATVSDPFATRSTILVELAASIGTAIFSVSLGSTLFLAVNYPLHTLLGISNKIVVVGVFLCVATIFWKFDRKSNRRLPFKQSFVDHVLTGCAVGHFWLYLVVAVFLNPQEASSTGRHQPIGDCLNPRTFLCLDSFRKEDFDFHCLPKLPKEGSYWYTICGTPFEHRAEFVFVLIVITFLATMIHRTVHYDYDVRFKVYEFVKKNSSTGTKAKKLK, from the exons ATGGCCGATTTCACCAAGGAACGAACGTTTGAACTTTTCCAAAAG GATTTTCCCCGATGGATGGTTAATTTCCATGATCCGGTGGAGTTGTTTCGCCGGCAACCGAGTTACCTGGCGAGCCAAGTGTACTGCACCGTTGGAGCGTTAGTTTGTCTAGCACATGCACTTCACCGTGGCGGTCGATGGCCATTCCTGTGGCTCGCGAGCACTTTCGCCGGCGTACTGATAGAAAGTGCCGTCTATTTGTCACCATTCGGAGAAACCATTTGGTTCGCCCCGACCGTGATTGACTTGTTTGGCCAGCGGATTCCGTCGTTCATATTCTTCGTGT ATCCCTTCTTCTACTACCAAGCGTTTTGGGCCGTTTCAAAACTGCAGCTGAAATGCCGGTGGTCCGAGCACATTGCCGTCGGGCTGCTGGTCGTCCTGTTTGATCTACCGTTCGATATGGTCAGCGTGAAGTTTTTGCACTGGACGCTGCACGACACGGAGCAGATGTTTGCCGAACGGATCTACTCTGCCCCCTGGACGCTGTTGCTGTTCTTCTTCGGTAGTACCTTCACATTTTCCTACGCGTTCCGGCATCTTCGCAAGTTGTTCGATGGTCGCCCAGCGCAGGCCACTGTGAGCGACCCGTTCGCCACCCGGAGTACGATTCTGGTGGAGCTGGCTGCTTCGATCGGAACGGCTATCTTCTCGGTTTCGTTGGGTTCGACACTGTTCTTGGCTGTCAATTATCCTTTGCACACGTTGCTCGGTATTTCGAACAAGATTGTCGTCGTAGGAGTATTTCTCTGCGTGGCAACCATCTTTTGGAAATTTGATCGAAAAAGTAATCGAAGGCTACCTTTCAA GCAAAGCTTCGTCGATCACGTGCTAACCGGGTGTGCAGTGGGACACTTTTGGCTCTACCTCGTCGTGGCAGTTTTCTTAAACCCGCAAGAAGCATCTTCGACCGGAAGACATCAACCGATTGGCGATTGCCTGAACCCGCGCACCTTCCTGTGCCTCGATTCCTTCCGTAAGGAGGACTTTGATTTTcactgcttaccaaaactacCGAAGGAAGGATCGTACTGGTATACTATTTGTGGCACACCGTTTGAGCATCGAGCCGAGTTCGTGTTTGTGCTGATCGTCATCACGTTCCTGGCTACGATGATCCATCGTACAGTACACTACGACTACGATGTGCGGTTTAAGGTGTATGAATTTGTAAAGAAAAATTCCTCCACTGGAACAAAGGCAAAGAAACTTAAGTAA
- the LOC131281848 gene encoding solute carrier family 66 member 3, producing the protein MAFLDERGFLYVLADLLSIVTIASCLISKVPQIRTVQQLQSAKGLSVNGLLMELCSYTVTMLYNYTNGYAFLSYLEYPILLAQEYVLVYYVLRYESLLGQRAYMWSGIYVAVFLGFATAIIPSSVLMMLVPFTTPVGATSKVMQLIAILRSKDSQSVSLLTWGISAFTNSTRIYTIMLDSGDKMLLANFGISTFLSSAVLLAAWYYKKPKKD; encoded by the exons ATGGCTTTTCTCGACGAGCGTGGTTTCCTGTACGTGCTGGCGGATCTGCTGTCGATCGTCACCATCGCGTCATGCCTCATCTCGAAGGTGCCGCAGATTCGAACCGTCCAGCAACTGCAGTCGGCCAAGGGACTCAGCGTGAACGGTCTGCTGATGGAATTGTGCAGCTACACCGTGACGATGCTGTACAACTACACCAACGGGTACGCCTTCCTGTCGTACCTGGAGTATCCGATTCTGCTCGCCCAGGAGTACGTCCTGGTGTACTACGTGCTGCGCTACGAGTCGCTCCTTGGCCAACGGGCGTACATGTGGTCCGGCATCTATGTGGCGGTGTTTCTCGGTTTCGCCACCGCCATCATTCCTTCCTCGGTTCTGATGATGCTGGTG CCCTTCACCACGCCGGTCGGTGCCACGAGTAAGGTCATGCAGCTGATTGCCATCCTACGCTCGAAGGACTCGCAGTCGGTCAGTTTGCTCACGTGGGGAATATCGGCGTTCACAAACTCTA CGCGCATCTACACCATCATGCTGGACTCCGGTGACAAGATGCTGCTGGCCAACTTTGGCATATCCACCTTCCTCAGCTCGGCCGTCCTGCTGGCCGCATGGTACTACAAGAAACCAAAGaaggactaa